A single region of the Methylocystis echinoides genome encodes:
- the mobA gene encoding molybdenum cofactor guanylyltransferase MobA: MRQCMGVLLAGGLARRMGGGDKPLREIGGRPILAHVIERLAPQCARLVINANGDPARFADFGLPVVADVPPDFAGPLAGVLAGMDAAQGVDDILSAPADTPFLPADLVERLYSARARAGAEIAVAASGDRAHHAVALWPTRLREELRRALLEEDERKVSAFIARYRNVAVEWPVEPFDPFFNVNRPEDVGLAEAILGAEG, from the coding sequence ATGCGGCAATGTATGGGGGTGCTTCTGGCGGGCGGGCTGGCGCGGCGCATGGGCGGCGGCGACAAGCCGCTGCGTGAGATCGGCGGACGACCCATTCTGGCGCATGTCATCGAGCGGCTCGCCCCACAATGCGCCCGGCTCGTCATCAACGCCAATGGCGATCCGGCCCGCTTCGCCGATTTCGGCCTTCCGGTCGTCGCCGACGTCCCGCCCGATTTCGCCGGGCCGCTCGCCGGCGTTCTTGCGGGAATGGACGCCGCGCAGGGCGTCGACGACATCCTCAGCGCGCCGGCGGATACGCCCTTCCTGCCCGCCGATCTGGTCGAGCGGCTTTATTCGGCGCGCGCGCGGGCGGGGGCGGAGATCGCCGTCGCGGCGTCCGGCGACCGGGCGCATCACGCCGTGGCGCTCTGGCCGACACGGCTGCGCGAGGAGCTGCGCCGCGCGCTCCTGGAAGAGGATGAGCGGAAGGTGTCAGCCTTCATCGCGCGCTATCGCAATGTCGCCGTGGAATGGCCTGTCGAGCCGTTCGATCCGTTTTTCAACGTGAACCGGCCGGAGGATGTGGGGCTGGCGGAAGCGATTTTGGGCGCCGAAGGCTGA
- a CDS encoding thioredoxin family protein, with translation MLSRRGLLASLAFLASLGAAAAAEKPFTPEAFAAAQGAGKPIVVHVYAPWCPTCQAQEPIVQKLESDPKFAGVEAFRVDFDSQKEALKALKANRQSTIIVFKGDKEVGRSVGETGAKPIADLFNKAL, from the coding sequence ATGCTGTCTCGTCGTGGACTTCTCGCCTCGCTTGCCTTCCTCGCCTCGCTCGGCGCCGCCGCCGCGGCAGAGAAACCTTTCACGCCCGAGGCCTTCGCCGCGGCGCAGGGAGCCGGCAAGCCGATCGTCGTGCATGTCTACGCGCCCTGGTGCCCGACTTGCCAGGCGCAGGAGCCCATCGTCCAGAAGCTCGAATCCGATCCGAAATTCGCGGGCGTCGAGGCGTTCCGCGTCGATTTCGACAGCCAGAAGGAGGCGCTGAAGGCGCTCAAGGCCAACCGCCAGAGCACGATCATCGTCTTCAAAGGCGACAAGGAAGTCGGCCGCTCCGTCGGCGAGACCGGCGCGAAGCCGATCGCCGATCTCTTCAACAAGGCGTTGTGA